In the genome of Thermoanaerobaculum aquaticum, the window TCGCCCTGTGGCTCAGCCTATTGTCTTTCCGCAAGCCCCACTGGCTTCCCGCCGCCGCCGTGGCTTTGGGGGCTGCCTTCAGTGTACGGCCGCAAACCAGCTTGCTTGCCTTCCTTCCGCTGGCTGTGGCCTGGTGGCGGGTTGACGGCCGGCGCCGCTGGCTGACGCTTTCCGCTCTTGCCGGGAGCGTCTCGGCGTTTTACGTGACCCCCATCCTCGTGGCCGCCCAGGACATTGCGGGCGTGTGGCGGTGGGTCCGCTATCAAGCCCAATTTGTGCTAGAAAGCGATTCACTGGCAGCCCACGGTTGGCGTCTGGCGCTGGTGGCCCAACGCTACTTCCTGGATCTTTGGGTCTTGCCGCTTTTGGCCATCGTTATGCTTGCCCTCAGCCTGATAGGGGTTCGGGTTTTGTTTCGCCAGGGCCACAAACGACCGCTGGGGTTTTTGGCTGCCGCGTTTTTCCCTTACATGGTGGTTGCCTGGCTCTTTTTCAACCCTTCCACAGGCCCACGGTACGCGCTGCCTTACCTCCCGCTTTTCGCCATCCTGGCGGCGGTGGCCGTGGTGGCCATCGAGCGTCGGCTCGTACCGCGCGGTCTCCCTTTGGTCACTGCCCTGCTCGTTGTACTTACAGCAAAATTAACGCTGCCGGCGGTCTTGGTCGTCCATGCTCGCCCTTCGCCGCCGGTAGCGGCAGCTGCCGAAATCAAGCGTCGGGTGGGGGAGAAGCCCTTCCGCCTGGTCTACCACGCCTCGCTTTTCATGCATGCCCAGGCGTTGTTCCCCAGTGTGGCCAAACTTCCGGCAAAAAACCAGGAGGAGCTTTGCGCCGTGCCTTTGGACGGCATGCCAATCTGGGTTTTTGGCTTAGCGGAAGGCGGCGAGGTGGCAGCGTGGCCGCCGTTACCCGCTCTCTCTCGAGCTACCCGCTCCCGTTACTTGCAGGTCCCCTTTGGTCCCCTCACCGAGGCTTGCGTTCTTTACGGACGCGGGTGGTACCAACCGGAGGTGGTGGAAGGCGGCGAAAGAGCCGGGCATTCCTTCCGATGGATGGCGCGGGAAGGCGAGGCTACCGTACCGCCGGCGGCGGTAGACCTGCGGCTGGAAATCGAGGCCACGGTGCCCCTGTGGGCCCTGCCCCATCCTCCCCACATTGCGCTCCTGGTCAACGGCAGGCTTTTTGTGGAGAGGGTCACATCCAGCAAGGAGTGGCGCGAGGTTGTGCGCATCCCGGCGGCTTACCTGCACGCCACCGAGCCAAACCACCTTACCCTGCGGACCAGCGAAACCTTTGTGCCGGCGGCGCCAGGCACCACTGGCGATCACCGCGAGCTGGGCGTGAAGCTCTGGCGCCTTTCGGTGAGGCCTTGGGACGACCCTCACCGGGAGTAGCCTCTTCCTGATTCTGGCGCAAAGGGCCTCTGCTCTACCACGGGTTACAATCCCTTCCATATGCGTACGCGTTTTTTGCTCGTCCTTTGCCTGATTCCCGTTCTGGCGCAGGCTGCCCAGGTTTTCGTGGAGCTGCAAAACCCTCCCGCCATTGCCTACTGGCATGAGGGGAGAAAAGGCGTGCAAAGCCTGGCCTTAGCCCGCAGCCAGCTGGCCGCCAACCAGCAGGAGCAAGAGGCCTTCTTGGCAGAAGTGAACCGGCGCGGCGTGCAAGCGCAGGAGATTTACCGCGTAAGCCGGCTTTTAAACGGCGTGGCTTTGGAGGTGCCGGATGAAAGCCTGGAGCTCCTTCGGTCCATGCCCCAGGTGAAAGCCCTCCGCCTTCTGCGGCCGAAAAAGCCCCTTTTGGCGACGGCGGGGCCGTTGGTGCGCGCCCCGCAGGTGTGGAGCCAAGCGTACACCGGGCGGGGTGTGCGCGTGGGCATCATTGACACCGGCGTGGATTACCTGCACCGGGACTTTGGGGGGCCCGGGAGCGGGTACAGCAGCAACGACAGCACCAAGCTGGGCGATGCGCCCTTCCCCAACGCCAAGGTGGTAGGCGGCTGGGACTTTGCCGGTGACAACTACGACGCTGGCTCCGACACACCGTCCAAACGCACGCCCAAGCCTGATCCCGACCCCATGGACTGCGGCGGCCACGGCACCCATGTGGCCGGAATCGTCGCGGGCTTTGGCGTCACCAAAGAAGGCGCCACGTTTCCAGGGCCTTTTTCCCTGGCCACTCCCCTGGCCGACCTGGCCGTGGCTCCGGGCGTGGCCCCGGAGGCGCAGATTTACGCCCTCAAGGTGTTCGGCTGTTCCGGCTCCACCGCCCTGGTGGCGCAAGCCTTGGAGTGGGCCGCAGATCCCAACGGCGACGGCAACTTCGCCGATCGCCTGGACATTGTGAACCTGTCACTGGGCTCCGACTGGGGAAGCAACGACGATCCCGACGCGGAAGCGGCCAACAACGCAGCCCGAGCGGGCATCCTGGTGGTGGCTGCCGCGGGAAACTCGGGGGACACCACGTTCATCGTTTCTTCGCCGGCAGCCGCGACGGCGGCTTTGGCGGTGGCGGCAGCGGTGGACAGCGGAGCGGTGGTGGGGGCCTTTGAGGTGCTGGCCCCGCAAAACCTCGCGGGGAGCTACCCAGCAAGCGAAGCCGATTTCGGGCCCGACCTGGCTACGTTGGGGGATCGCCAGGGCCTCCTGGCCCAGCCTCAACCCGGGGAAGAACTGGGGTGCGAGCCCTTTTCCCCCGCTTCCGCTGCCGCCCTTGCGGGGAAAATTGCCCTCATTAACCGCGGGACCTGCACCTTTAAGCGCAAGGTCCTCAACGCTCAAAACGCCGGCGCCATTGGTGTGCTCATCGTCCGCCAGGACGATGGCGACCCCTTCACCATGGGCAACGACACCTCCATCACTGCCTCCATCACGATCCCGGCGCAAATGACCGTGCTTTCGGTGGGCCAACGGCTCCGGGAGTACCTGAGCCAAGGGGTCCAGGTCCGCCTCACCGCCCGCTACCGCAACCAGTTCCTCTACACCAACCGGGCGCGGGAAGACACGGTGGCTTCCTTTTCCTCCCGGGGTCCCCGGGGGGATTTGGTCCTCAAACCCGATCTCACCGCCCCAGGCGAAAGCGTGTTTTCCGCGGCCAACGGCACCGGACGAGAAGGCGTCAGCCTTTCTGGAACCTCCATGGCCACGCCGGTGGTCGCCGGAGCGGCCGCCCTGCTCAAGCAAGCAAGGCCGGAGCTTGCGGCCTGGCAGCTCAAAGCGCTGCTCATGAACGGCGCCGATCCTTGGCTTTTTGGTCGGGAAAAGGGGCAGGAGCCCTACCACCGTGTTTCCCGGGTGGGCGCCGGGCGGGTCAACGTGGAGCGCAGCGTTTCCACGCCCATCCTGCTTTACGCCAGCGAATCCCCGCAAGCCGTTTCGCTTTCCCTGGGGCTTTTGGAAGCAGGGCAAGCCGCCTCCGGCCAAGTCAAGGTGGCCAACCTCACCAACCGCACCGTAAGCCTCAGGTTGGCGGCGCAGCAAACCCAGGCGCTGACCGGGGTTCGGCTTTCGGTGGTGCCAAGCGGGTTGCAGCTTGGGCCAGGGGAAGAGCGGGAGGTCACGGTGCAGGTGGAAACCTGGCAGGATTTGGGGGTGGTGCGGGACGGCACCCAAGCGGCCACCCAGGGGAACTGGCCTCGGTTCTTCCTCACCGAGCTTTCCGCCCACCTTTACGCCTTTGAACAGGACGAGCTGGTTGGGGTTGTGCCCGTCTATGCCGTCTTAAAGCCCGGCGGCAACCTCGTGGCGCAGCCTTCCCGCCTGCAAAACGCCGGCTCTCAGGCAAGCCTCAGCCTCACCGGCGACCCGCAACCGGGCCTCACGCCCCTGGTCGTTCCCCTGGAGCTGGCCTACCAGGCAGCCCCCACCGGCAACCCCCGCCCAGCTCGCCTGATGGCGCTGGGGGTGGCCAGCGACAACAGCTCCAACCCCACAATTACCTTTGGCGTTAAAACCGAAGCCCCCTGGGTTTCCCCCGAGGACGTGAAGGTTCAGGTGTTTTTGGATACCAACCAGGACGGCACCGCCGATTTCAAGCTGGAAAACCGGCGAGCGGTGGACGACACGGACGGCTTTTCCGTGCGGGTGTGCCCGTTGCCCGCCGGCGCCTGCCAAGACGTAGCCC includes:
- a CDS encoding S8 family peptidase, with the translated sequence MRTRFLLVLCLIPVLAQAAQVFVELQNPPAIAYWHEGRKGVQSLALARSQLAANQQEQEAFLAEVNRRGVQAQEIYRVSRLLNGVALEVPDESLELLRSMPQVKALRLLRPKKPLLATAGPLVRAPQVWSQAYTGRGVRVGIIDTGVDYLHRDFGGPGSGYSSNDSTKLGDAPFPNAKVVGGWDFAGDNYDAGSDTPSKRTPKPDPDPMDCGGHGTHVAGIVAGFGVTKEGATFPGPFSLATPLADLAVAPGVAPEAQIYALKVFGCSGSTALVAQALEWAADPNGDGNFADRLDIVNLSLGSDWGSNDDPDAEAANNAARAGILVVAAAGNSGDTTFIVSSPAAATAALAVAAAVDSGAVVGAFEVLAPQNLAGSYPASEADFGPDLATLGDRQGLLAQPQPGEELGCEPFSPASAAALAGKIALINRGTCTFKRKVLNAQNAGAIGVLIVRQDDGDPFTMGNDTSITASITIPAQMTVLSVGQRLREYLSQGVQVRLTARYRNQFLYTNRAREDTVASFSSRGPRGDLVLKPDLTAPGESVFSAANGTGREGVSLSGTSMATPVVAGAAALLKQARPELAAWQLKALLMNGADPWLFGREKGQEPYHRVSRVGAGRVNVERSVSTPILLYASESPQAVSLSLGLLEAGQAASGQVKVANLTNRTVSLRLAAQQTQALTGVRLSVVPSGLQLGPGEEREVTVQVETWQDLGVVRDGTQAATQGNWPRFFLTELSAHLYAFEQDELVGVVPVYAVLKPGGNLVAQPSRLQNAGSQASLSLTGDPQPGLTPLVVPLELAYQAAPTGNPRPARLMALGVASDNSSNPTITFGVKTEAPWVSPEDVKVQVFLDTNQDGTADFKLENRRAVDDTDGFSVRVCPLPAGACQDVAPLGGLSPEGVHIPAFASSVMVLAVPGSEVGLSPGSNFQFWAVTSDSFGEATRTPVIPARVGGNAVSFPGITGVAALPAAPGQVLSLSLSSNTAARVLLLFPHNRSSLQMQVVPVGKGQPARHLSRRQ
- a CDS encoding glycosyltransferase family 39 protein produces the protein MLLAASRVLARQGTLWEWDDYVFQLALAHFAPQAQVPHPPFYPGYVYLARTAKLITADDVLALTWVSVVANMAALVFLYRITVELLGCPRTALTAVLIFAFAPAVWLHAGVPLSDPAGLAWALLALWLSLLSFRKPHWLPAAAVALGAAFSVRPQTSLLAFLPLAVAWWRVDGRRRWLTLSALAGSVSAFYVTPILVAAQDIAGVWRWVRYQAQFVLESDSLAAHGWRLALVAQRYFLDLWVLPLLAIVMLALSLIGVRVLFRQGHKRPLGFLAAAFFPYMVVAWLFFNPSTGPRYALPYLPLFAILAAVAVVAIERRLVPRGLPLVTALLVVLTAKLTLPAVLVVHARPSPPVAAAAEIKRRVGEKPFRLVYHASLFMHAQALFPSVAKLPAKNQEELCAVPLDGMPIWVFGLAEGGEVAAWPPLPALSRATRSRYLQVPFGPLTEACVLYGRGWYQPEVVEGGERAGHSFRWMAREGEATVPPAAVDLRLEIEATVPLWALPHPPHIALLVNGRLFVERVTSSKEWREVVRIPAAYLHATEPNHLTLRTSETFVPAAPGTTGDHRELGVKLWRLSVRPWDDPHRE